The following coding sequences are from one Cenarchaeum symbiosum A window:
- a CDS encoding methionine synthase I (cobalamin-dependent), methyltransferase domain (COG0646): protein MGRRVTFLEAARGRVLLFDGAMGTEIQALDPGPEDFPDGKEGFNDGLVLSRPEWISKIHRSYIEAGADCIETNSFGSNKIKLDEYGFGERTVEINEKAASLAAAEAGRVERDVYVVGSMGPTGYLPSSNDPDLGQIPLDTIQDAFALQAEGLVRGGADALIIETSQDILEVKLAIEGAHAAMEKSGSSVPLIANTTLDRYGKMLLGTTVQAAYTTVSDMGIDFFGLNCSTGPREMAPSVRWLSGQGHGLLVVPNAGMPENDGGRSVYGMTPDDMAGVLGGFISEYPQVRMVGGCCGTTPAHISALRRAIDGAQAGGR, encoded by the coding sequence ATGGGGCGCAGGGTCACGTTTCTAGAAGCGGCAAGGGGCAGGGTGCTGCTGTTCGACGGGGCCATGGGCACGGAAATCCAGGCGCTCGACCCGGGGCCGGAGGACTTTCCAGACGGCAAGGAGGGCTTTAACGACGGGCTGGTCCTGAGCAGGCCCGAGTGGATATCCAAGATACACAGGAGCTACATAGAAGCAGGTGCCGACTGCATAGAGACCAACTCGTTTGGCTCCAACAAGATAAAGCTCGACGAGTACGGCTTTGGGGAGAGGACCGTAGAGATAAACGAAAAGGCGGCAAGCCTGGCAGCGGCCGAGGCGGGGCGCGTGGAAAGGGATGTATATGTAGTGGGCTCGATGGGGCCCACGGGATATCTCCCGAGCTCAAACGATCCCGACCTTGGGCAGATACCGCTCGATACAATACAGGATGCGTTTGCGCTGCAGGCAGAAGGGCTGGTCCGGGGCGGCGCCGACGCGCTGATTATAGAGACAAGCCAGGACATACTAGAGGTAAAGCTGGCCATAGAGGGCGCCCATGCAGCCATGGAAAAATCAGGCTCCAGCGTCCCCCTGATAGCAAATACGACGCTCGACAGGTACGGCAAGATGCTGCTGGGCACTACCGTGCAGGCCGCATATACCACCGTCTCGGACATGGGGATAGACTTTTTCGGGCTCAACTGCTCGACGGGCCCGCGCGAGATGGCGCCGAGTGTGAGATGGCTCAGCGGGCAGGGCCACGGCCTGCTGGTAGTGCCAAACGCCGGGATGCCGGAGAACGACGGGGGCAGGTCCGTATATGGAATGACGCCCGACGACATGGCAGGTGTGCTCGGCGGGTTCATCTCAGAGTACCCGCAGGTCAGAATGGTGGGGGGCTGCTGCGGCACCACGCCCGCCCACATATCGGCGCTGCGCCGCGCCATAGACGGGGCGCAGGCCGGCGGGCGCTAG
- a CDS encoding permease (COG0477) encodes MRAGVLQQASLNNYVRIATFFQNAGISVVAIFMPLIVKGATPSVLEVGLVLSSFAVAQIISEIYFGRISDRRGARLLFIRAGFVLCAVTFGLHYFADSVPLLLAARIAAGVASGIMIPAMMAYAYESGKEKRKVASVVSFHALGWLAGIAAAGLANDTSIIFLISAGVFIAGLAVTSKLPDIHVPKDTARGTTMRIISQSRFLFLSLLLRHVGAVSVWTVLPLMIVEDFGGEIYHVSAVYMGNTATAFVIMTLMATRIRMHNVTKFKAGVGVTIFVFVGMLFVTEWWHFFPLMVLVGGTWAFLYIGGNFHLMEHHPKSTSTGIFSSTLSISMVAGPVAAGAIADSYGYGAVLYFAIAISLAAFATSTRIPLRPASRGPSAA; translated from the coding sequence ATGCGCGCCGGGGTATTGCAGCAGGCATCGCTTAACAACTATGTGAGGATCGCCACGTTCTTCCAGAACGCGGGGATCTCTGTGGTCGCAATATTCATGCCGCTGATAGTAAAGGGCGCGACCCCGTCTGTTCTTGAGGTGGGCCTGGTACTGTCGTCGTTTGCCGTGGCCCAGATCATCTCGGAGATCTATTTTGGGCGCATCTCGGACAGGAGGGGCGCGCGGCTGCTCTTCATACGGGCGGGCTTTGTGCTCTGCGCGGTCACATTCGGGCTGCACTATTTTGCCGACAGCGTTCCCCTGCTGCTGGCCGCCCGCATTGCGGCAGGTGTGGCCAGCGGGATAATGATCCCCGCAATGATGGCCTATGCGTACGAATCAGGCAAGGAGAAGAGAAAGGTCGCATCGGTGGTCTCGTTTCACGCCCTCGGCTGGCTTGCTGGGATAGCCGCGGCAGGCCTGGCAAACGACACGTCGATAATATTTCTAATCTCTGCCGGCGTCTTTATCGCAGGGCTGGCCGTCACATCAAAGCTTCCCGACATACACGTGCCAAAGGACACGGCCCGGGGTACGACCATGAGGATAATCTCGCAGAGCCGCTTTCTATTTCTCTCCCTGCTGCTCCGCCACGTGGGCGCGGTATCTGTCTGGACCGTCCTGCCGCTGATGATAGTCGAGGATTTTGGGGGCGAGATATACCACGTATCTGCGGTCTACATGGGGAATACCGCCACTGCATTTGTGATAATGACGCTGATGGCGACGCGAATACGCATGCACAACGTGACAAAGTTCAAGGCAGGCGTGGGCGTGACCATATTTGTATTCGTCGGGATGCTCTTTGTTACAGAATGGTGGCACTTTTTCCCCCTTATGGTCCTGGTGGGCGGCACCTGGGCCTTTTTGTACATTGGGGGCAACTTCCACCTGATGGAGCACCATCCAAAGTCGACGAGCACCGGCATATTTAGCTCGACGCTCTCGATAAGCATGGTGGCGGGGCCCGTGGCCGCAGGTGCAATAGCTGACTCTTACGGGTACGGCGCGGTCCTCTACTTTGCCATCGCCATTTCGCTTGCCGCATTTGCGACGAGCACCCGGATCCCGCTTCGCCCGGCTAGCCGAGGCCCCAGCGCAGCCTGA
- a CDS encoding ABC-type nitrate/sulfonate/bicarbonate transport system, periplasmic component (COG0715): MRIRHVAAAGAAGVILAGAAALLAQDAPDGAVRVAFLPNMGHAIPIVGLEMGFFEMDVEPRMLDSGPQVIESLFSGSADIAYAGPGPAVNGFLKSGKITVLGGAASGGSSLIVQNNSGITGAAGLSGMIAAAPQVANTQDVSLRTYISGAGLGTAERGGSVTVLNTASPEIHALFRRGDIDAAWSPEPWATMLVSELGGERLFREESLWDDGRFSSTLLIASSGYIGENPEAAEKWLAGHNRTAAWIAENPDGAAAAFGSFMEREIGARYPDGVLAEAFSNIEITSDPLPDSVAEFARRADDLGYLGRGEYDLDGLFRPGLAVQ; encoded by the coding sequence ATGAGGATCCGTCATGTGGCGGCAGCCGGGGCGGCCGGGGTCATACTGGCCGGCGCGGCGGCCCTGCTAGCCCAGGACGCCCCCGACGGGGCGGTCAGGGTGGCCTTTCTGCCCAACATGGGGCATGCAATACCGATAGTGGGCCTGGAGATGGGGTTCTTTGAGATGGATGTAGAGCCGCGCATGCTAGACAGCGGGCCGCAGGTAATAGAATCGCTATTCTCAGGCTCTGCAGATATCGCATATGCAGGGCCCGGGCCGGCAGTCAACGGCTTTCTAAAGTCGGGCAAAATAACGGTCCTTGGCGGCGCGGCCAGCGGCGGCTCAAGCCTGATAGTGCAGAATAATTCAGGGATAACCGGCGCGGCCGGCCTCTCCGGGATGATTGCTGCCGCCCCCCAGGTGGCAAACACGCAGGACGTCTCGCTTCGGACATACATATCGGGCGCGGGCCTGGGCACTGCCGAGCGCGGCGGCTCCGTTACAGTGCTGAATACTGCGAGCCCCGAGATACACGCATTATTCAGGAGGGGCGACATAGATGCTGCCTGGTCCCCCGAGCCATGGGCCACCATGCTGGTAAGCGAGCTTGGCGGCGAGAGATTGTTCCGGGAGGAATCGCTCTGGGATGATGGCCGATTTTCGTCTACTCTGCTGATAGCCAGTAGCGGCTATATCGGGGAGAACCCGGAGGCTGCAGAGAAATGGCTTGCGGGCCACAACAGAACCGCCGCCTGGATAGCAGAGAACCCCGACGGGGCGGCTGCCGCGTTTGGCTCATTCATGGAAAGGGAGATTGGCGCCAGATATCCTGATGGCGTGCTTGCCGAGGCGTTCTCCAACATAGAGATAACATCCGACCCCCTGCCGGATTCCGTGGCAGAGTTTGCGCGCAGGGCCGACGATCTGGGATACCTGGGCCGCGGAGAATACGACCTAGACGGGCTATTCCGCCCGGGGCTGGCTGTACAATGA
- a CDS encoding ABC-type nitrate/sulfonate/bicarbonate transport system, ATPase component (COG1116), with amino-acid sequence MTKLEAKGIERYYEHGGYRLKALDGVSLSAGDGDFVCIVGPSGCGKSTFLRVLAGFDEPDAGEVLLDGKQVRGTGPERIMVFQEGALFPWLKVKDNVEFGLKMAGIPPDERGLISGRYLDMMRLSEFAGSYTYQLSTGMRQRVAIARALAMDPDVLLMDEPFAALDAQTKDLLLEEMQHIWQRTKKTILFVTHNVAEAAVLGTKVAVFSNRPSRVKKEVVIDAPRPRHGGDAGLAAVQREILAELRPPEGPQ; translated from the coding sequence ATGACAAAGCTCGAGGCAAAGGGGATAGAGAGATACTATGAGCACGGTGGATACCGCCTCAAGGCGCTCGACGGCGTGAGTCTTAGCGCCGGCGACGGCGACTTTGTCTGCATTGTGGGCCCGTCAGGGTGCGGCAAGTCCACATTTCTCAGGGTGCTTGCCGGATTTGACGAGCCGGATGCGGGCGAGGTGCTGCTAGATGGAAAGCAGGTAAGGGGGACGGGCCCCGAGAGGATAATGGTATTCCAAGAGGGCGCGCTCTTCCCGTGGCTCAAGGTAAAGGACAATGTAGAGTTTGGCCTCAAGATGGCAGGCATCCCGCCCGACGAGCGCGGGCTGATATCGGGCAGGTATCTTGACATGATGAGGCTCTCCGAGTTTGCCGGCTCGTACACGTACCAGCTATCTACCGGCATGAGGCAGCGGGTGGCAATAGCGAGGGCCCTTGCGATGGACCCCGACGTTCTTTTGATGGACGAGCCGTTTGCCGCTCTTGACGCGCAGACAAAGGATCTTTTGCTCGAAGAGATGCAGCACATCTGGCAGAGGACGAAAAAGACAATCCTGTTTGTTACACACAATGTGGCAGAGGCGGCGGTCCTTGGCACAAAGGTGGCCGTATTCTCCAACAGGCCGTCCCGCGTGAAAAAAGAGGTGGTGATAGACGCCCCGCGGCCGCGGCACGGCGGGGACGCCGGGCTGGCTGCAGTCCAGCGCGAGATACTAGCCGAGCTGCGGCCCCCGGAGGGCCCGCAATGA
- a CDS encoding glutathione synthase/ribosomal protein S6 modification enzyme (glutaminyl transferase) (COG0189) — translation MTDICIVFDRLRSEEKMLKKEAELLGHHVMMVDAKSASFDTCSVRGEYGDVVLERCVSYFRGLHFTACLESAGVKVVNSFEVAARCGNKMFMTLALQGKKVPTPRTYFAFSKDAAMGVAEEAGYPLVIKPVIGSWGRGVMPVRDRDAMDAVIESREITDTPHDRIYYLQELVRRPPRDIRVVTVGGEPLAAMYRRSSGGFKTNVALGAEPEPCKITSEMGELASRASEAAGGGILGIDMMEDESRGLVVTEVNNTVEFRGISRVSERNIPREIARYAAGMC, via the coding sequence ATGACGGATATCTGCATAGTGTTTGACCGCCTCAGGTCCGAGGAGAAGATGCTCAAAAAAGAGGCCGAGCTGCTGGGGCATCATGTCATGATGGTGGATGCAAAGTCCGCAAGCTTTGACACCTGCTCTGTGCGGGGCGAATACGGGGATGTTGTTCTAGAGAGGTGCGTGAGCTATTTCAGGGGCCTGCACTTTACCGCGTGTTTGGAATCGGCGGGCGTCAAGGTGGTCAACTCGTTTGAGGTGGCCGCAAGATGCGGCAACAAGATGTTCATGACCCTGGCCCTGCAGGGTAAGAAAGTGCCCACGCCCCGGACGTACTTTGCATTCTCAAAGGATGCGGCCATGGGGGTGGCAGAAGAAGCGGGGTACCCGCTGGTCATAAAGCCCGTCATAGGAAGCTGGGGCCGGGGGGTCATGCCCGTCCGGGACCGGGATGCAATGGATGCGGTAATAGAATCGCGCGAGATAACAGACACCCCGCATGACCGGATATACTATCTTCAGGAGCTTGTGCGGCGCCCGCCGCGCGACATACGCGTGGTCACTGTCGGCGGCGAGCCGCTGGCGGCAATGTACCGCCGGTCGAGCGGCGGCTTCAAGACCAACGTGGCCCTTGGCGCAGAGCCCGAGCCGTGCAAGATAACATCCGAGATGGGGGAGCTTGCGTCGCGCGCATCCGAGGCGGCAGGCGGCGGCATACTGGGAATAGACATGATGGAGGATGAAAGCAGGGGGCTTGTCGTCACAGAGGTGAACAATACCGTCGAGTTCCGGGGTATATCGCGCGTATCGGAGCGGAACATACCGCGGGAGATAGCCCGGTATGCGGCCGGCATGTGCTGA
- a CDS encoding SAM dependent methyltransferase (COG0500), protein MLRRSEADVAGMYGYLSDMMRAASGGDMLNFGLWDGEEAPLGAQESLCRRLGRAARLGPGLRVVDAGSGYGAAAALWESEHGPLDISCLNITRGHLLGAPAAAGSRIGASATRMPLRAGSADRVIACESAQHFRPIEAFVGESHRVLSDGGILALAIPVAAGGPLMRAKLGILSLTWASEHYTKERVLGALEGFTVLECTEVGPSVYVPLADYYEANRKEIARRILPRYPRHIERVLAASMKKMKSAALAGDIGYMIVSCAKAGPARKGN, encoded by the coding sequence ATGCTACGCCGCAGCGAGGCCGACGTGGCGGGCATGTACGGGTACCTCTCGGACATGATGCGGGCAGCCTCCGGGGGCGACATGCTCAACTTTGGGCTCTGGGACGGCGAGGAGGCGCCGCTGGGCGCGCAGGAGAGCCTCTGCCGCAGGCTCGGCAGGGCCGCAAGGCTGGGCCCCGGCCTGCGCGTCGTCGACGCCGGCAGCGGGTACGGCGCGGCGGCCGCCCTCTGGGAGAGCGAGCACGGCCCTCTGGATATCTCGTGCCTCAACATAACCAGGGGGCACCTGCTCGGGGCGCCAGCGGCTGCAGGATCCCGGATAGGCGCCAGTGCAACCCGCATGCCGCTCCGCGCAGGCTCGGCCGACCGCGTGATAGCTTGCGAGTCGGCGCAGCATTTCAGGCCCATAGAGGCCTTTGTCGGAGAATCCCACCGGGTGCTATCAGACGGCGGAATCCTGGCGCTCGCCATACCGGTGGCAGCAGGCGGGCCGCTGATGCGCGCAAAACTGGGAATACTCTCCCTTACGTGGGCCTCTGAACATTACACAAAAGAGAGGGTGCTGGGCGCCCTCGAGGGCTTTACAGTGCTGGAATGTACAGAGGTGGGCCCTAGCGTATACGTCCCGCTTGCCGACTATTACGAGGCGAACAGAAAGGAGATAGCGCGCAGGATCCTGCCCAGATACCCGCGCCATATAGAGCGGGTCCTGGCGGCATCCATGAAAAAGATGAAGAGCGCCGCCCTGGCAGGCGACATAGGATACATGATCGTATCGTGTGCAAAGGCGGGGCCCGCCCGGAAGGGAAATTAA
- a CDS encoding ABC-type nitrate/sulfonate/bicarbonate transport system, permease component (COG0600) produces MKGISKVRARRLLFYTSLIVAWQAAASAGAWPPEVFPSPYEVGEDLAYGAADGSLVYGLATSLWRLIVGLSAAIAGGVVLGVLMARVPAVDQTIGSLVLGLQSIPSIAWVPLALIWFGPFDAGIIFVTAVGAVFAVTINTYTGVKNIDPHYVEAARNMGARGGRLVTDVIIPAAFPYMISGFKQGWAFAWRGVIGAEILFSFLGLGFLLHVGRFTSDVSQVISVMLVIMAVGMAVDGLVFRRLEDRVRLRWGLG; encoded by the coding sequence ATGAAAGGGATATCCAAGGTGCGCGCGCGCAGGCTGCTGTTCTATACATCGCTCATAGTCGCCTGGCAGGCGGCAGCCTCTGCCGGGGCATGGCCGCCAGAAGTGTTCCCCTCGCCGTATGAAGTGGGCGAGGACCTGGCATACGGGGCGGCCGACGGCAGCCTGGTGTACGGGCTGGCAACTAGCTTGTGGAGGCTGATTGTGGGCCTCTCGGCCGCGATAGCTGGGGGCGTGGTCCTAGGAGTATTGATGGCGCGCGTGCCCGCCGTCGACCAGACGATAGGCAGCCTGGTGCTCGGCCTGCAGTCGATACCGAGCATAGCATGGGTCCCGCTGGCTCTGATATGGTTCGGGCCGTTTGACGCGGGCATAATATTTGTGACCGCGGTCGGGGCCGTATTTGCCGTGACGATAAACACGTACACGGGAGTCAAGAACATAGACCCGCACTATGTCGAGGCCGCGCGCAACATGGGGGCCCGGGGAGGGAGGCTGGTCACCGACGTGATCATACCTGCTGCATTCCCGTACATGATATCGGGCTTCAAGCAGGGCTGGGCGTTTGCATGGCGCGGAGTGATAGGCGCGGAGATACTGTTCTCGTTTCTGGGCCTCGGATTTCTATTGCACGTGGGCAGGTTCACAAGCGATGTATCGCAGGTGATATCGGTCATGCTGGTGATAATGGCCGTCGGCATGGCAGTCGACGGGCTGGTGTTTCGGCGCCTCGAGGACCGCGTCAGGCTGCGCTGGGGCCTCGGCTAG
- a CDS encoding argininosuccinate synthase (COG0137), whose amino-acid sequence MGGKAVLAFSGGLDTSVVARMLQDRGMDVVTVTVDVGQGGDYRRVAAKSRRLGAVKHRHIDARAEFATRYVIPAIKANALYQGKYCLATALARPLIAVKLLEVARKEGAKALAHGCSGKGNDQVRFDNALRAGGKLPIIAPIRELDLDRPAELEYAAEHGIAIDKVAKRYSIDQNLWGRAIEGGDLEDPYSEPRDDAFAWVRTRNLPAKPTYIVVRFERGVPVAVDGKRMRPADLVAYMNKKAGAAGVGIVDHIEDRVVGIKSREVYETPGALCLIEAHADLEKMVHTSHQSRFKRSADAEWAQLAYTGLWDDPLREDLDSLIESSQSAVTGDVRLRLLQGGMRVVGRRSPRSLYSRKAATYGPGSTFDQRLARGFVELWGMQSAEAARLRDRR is encoded by the coding sequence ATGGGCGGCAAGGCTGTGCTGGCGTTCAGCGGCGGGCTCGACACGTCGGTGGTGGCCCGGATGCTGCAGGACCGCGGCATGGACGTGGTTACAGTAACTGTGGACGTGGGCCAGGGGGGCGACTACCGCAGGGTGGCAGCAAAGTCGAGGCGCCTCGGGGCGGTAAAGCACCGCCATATAGACGCCCGCGCCGAGTTTGCCACCAGATATGTGATACCTGCGATAAAGGCAAACGCCCTGTACCAGGGCAAGTACTGTCTGGCCACGGCCCTCGCCCGGCCGCTGATAGCAGTAAAGCTTCTCGAGGTGGCAAGAAAAGAGGGCGCAAAAGCGCTGGCCCACGGCTGCTCTGGCAAGGGCAACGACCAGGTGCGCTTTGACAATGCATTGCGCGCAGGAGGCAAGCTCCCGATAATCGCGCCCATACGGGAGCTCGACTTGGACCGGCCGGCGGAGCTCGAATATGCCGCCGAGCACGGAATAGCCATAGACAAAGTGGCAAAGAGGTATTCTATCGACCAGAACCTCTGGGGCCGCGCCATAGAGGGCGGCGACCTTGAGGATCCGTACAGCGAGCCCCGGGATGACGCGTTTGCCTGGGTGAGGACAAGGAACCTTCCGGCAAAGCCCACATACATAGTGGTCCGCTTCGAGCGGGGGGTCCCCGTGGCTGTCGACGGCAAAAGGATGCGCCCGGCGGACCTTGTCGCATACATGAACAAAAAAGCGGGCGCCGCCGGAGTCGGCATAGTGGATCATATCGAGGACCGCGTGGTCGGGATAAAATCGCGCGAAGTATACGAGACGCCGGGGGCATTGTGCCTTATAGAGGCGCACGCAGATCTTGAAAAGATGGTCCACACAAGCCACCAGAGCAGGTTCAAGAGGTCTGCAGATGCCGAGTGGGCGCAGCTCGCGTACACGGGGCTCTGGGATGATCCGCTGCGAGAAGACCTTGATTCTCTGATAGAGTCCAGCCAGTCGGCTGTAACGGGGGATGTGAGATTGAGGCTTTTGCAGGGGGGAATGCGCGTTGTGGGCAGAAGGTCGCCGCGCTCCCTGTACAGCCGCAAGGCCGCCACCTACGGCCCGGGCTCGACTTTCGACCAGAGGCTGGCCCGTGGCTTTGTGGAGCTCTGGGGTATGCAGTCGGCAGAAGCTGCCAGGCTGCGGGACAGGCGCTGA
- a CDS encoding adenylate cyclase (COG2114): MVVSVLALSITSFLSFSYSDQILRERAGAQLSGESSIRGDSVLFLLNTRMGEVQTIASDPEIGALVEGAVSSGGTPAASEFVEQLRAFEHLTGSEDLEGLVIAGADGRVLFERGNVGDHTGNPLLIRALKGGTSDFVPWEDGKRLLVAAPLAPAGGGSVPAGVVMAQLATSGIDEILLDRSGLGETGEVYMVDDDYMMISESRFIEGAVFSQVVETHATTECFEKGIDSSGLYDDYRGVLIYGSAFCAKDMGFVLIAEIDEAETVQPIKTLEGRILQTGIAIMVGMSVLTLVLARSLTGPLIKLRNAANDIAHGNYDVSTSISSRDEIGDLSTSFDYMARRLKESLEEIRAKDSVIRQQEDMLLSFSEQSQEYCVCMVDMRDSTRIAAALSEPQTIDFYQTFLNSMAEIVRGHGGITIKNIGDALLFSFPNLHPDTLEVFQKTMECCLDMGDAHGEISKKLTGRGLPAVSYRISATYGPVQLAKISTSSVNDIFGPTVNRCAKINRAAPPNGLVVGAEFHRNARSMPGFAFAKSDKGSGGFDAYIVTRAG; encoded by the coding sequence ATGGTAGTATCGGTGCTGGCGCTATCCATAACGTCCTTTCTCAGCTTTAGCTATTCGGACCAGATACTCCGGGAGCGGGCGGGCGCGCAGCTCTCAGGCGAATCATCCATCCGGGGCGACTCGGTGCTGTTCCTGCTCAATACGCGCATGGGCGAGGTGCAGACCATAGCCTCCGACCCGGAGATAGGCGCCCTAGTGGAGGGCGCGGTCTCGTCGGGCGGCACTCCGGCCGCGTCAGAATTCGTGGAGCAGCTGCGCGCCTTTGAGCACCTGACGGGATCCGAGGATCTTGAGGGGCTGGTAATAGCGGGCGCGGACGGCAGGGTGCTGTTCGAGCGCGGCAATGTGGGCGACCACACCGGGAATCCGCTGCTGATACGCGCCCTGAAAGGCGGGACGTCCGACTTTGTGCCCTGGGAGGACGGCAAGAGGCTGCTCGTGGCGGCGCCCCTGGCCCCGGCAGGGGGCGGATCCGTGCCTGCGGGAGTGGTGATGGCACAGCTTGCCACGTCGGGAATAGACGAGATCCTGCTGGACAGAAGCGGCCTTGGAGAGACCGGCGAGGTGTACATGGTCGATGACGACTATATGATGATCTCCGAATCGCGCTTTATCGAGGGGGCGGTATTCTCGCAGGTTGTGGAGACGCATGCGACCACCGAGTGCTTTGAAAAGGGCATTGACAGCTCCGGACTGTACGATGATTACCGGGGCGTCTTGATATACGGCTCGGCTTTTTGCGCCAAGGACATGGGCTTTGTACTGATAGCGGAGATAGACGAGGCCGAGACTGTCCAGCCGATAAAGACCCTCGAGGGCAGGATCCTCCAGACCGGAATAGCGATAATGGTGGGCATGTCGGTGCTCACGCTGGTCCTGGCAAGATCCCTTACGGGCCCGCTGATCAAGCTGCGCAATGCCGCAAACGACATAGCCCACGGCAACTACGACGTGAGCACATCCATATCGTCGAGGGACGAAATAGGCGACCTGTCCACATCGTTCGACTACATGGCAAGGCGCCTCAAGGAATCGCTTGAAGAGATAAGGGCCAAGGACAGCGTGATCAGGCAGCAGGAGGACATGCTGCTGAGCTTCTCCGAGCAGAGCCAGGAATACTGCGTATGCATGGTGGATATGAGGGATTCTACCAGGATAGCGGCGGCGCTCTCTGAACCGCAGACGATCGACTTTTACCAGACGTTCCTCAATTCAATGGCGGAGATAGTAAGGGGCCACGGGGGCATAACGATAAAGAACATAGGCGACGCGCTGCTCTTCTCGTTTCCCAACCTGCATCCAGACACGCTGGAGGTGTTCCAAAAGACCATGGAGTGCTGCCTCGACATGGGCGACGCCCACGGCGAGATATCCAAGAAACTCACGGGGCGCGGCCTCCCCGCCGTAAGTTATAGGATCAGCGCCACATACGGCCCTGTCCAGCTGGCCAAGATTTCCACATCCTCGGTAAACGACATATTCGGGCCCACCGTAAACAGGTGCGCAAAGATCAACCGCGCCGCCCCCCCAAACGGCCTCGTAGTGGGGGCCGAGTTCCACCGCAATGCAAGGTCCATGCCGGGCTTTGCGTTTGCAAAGTCCGACAAGGGATCGGGCGGCTTTGACGCGTACATAGTGACAAGGGCCGGCTGA